TATGTGAGCGTATAAAGACTACGGAGAAAAGCAAGAGTTCTGAGTTTGGAGAAAGCGTGATTCGATATATTTATAATAATTATACGGACAGCAATATTTCGCTAAATTATCTTGCGGATAAATTTTCTGTAACGCCGGCTTACTTGAGCAGGTTTTTTAAAAGTTATACTCAATGCAACTTCCTCGATTACCTTCATCAATTAAGGTTAAAGAAGGTCAAGGGAATGCTTAGAAGCACTGATAAGAGTATTGCGGAGATAGCAAGCATATGTGGGTATTTAGATAGCCATAGTTTGATAAGGAGTTTTAAAAAATATGAGGGAATGACTCCGGGGCAGTTCAGGGAGATTAACAGGAATTCTTAAATCCAACAGCTCGCAAAAAGTTCAATATGTAATTTTCAAGTAAATAACACCGGTAATTCGTAAAAGGATTACCGGTGTTATATTTTTGCAAATTGTTTGATTTTTATATATTATATGTATATTTTGCATTTACAAAAATTGTACATGAGCAAAAAAATGACATGGATATTTCCAAAATAGTGGGTTAACTAAGTCAGAATCTTGTTTATTGATTAAAAAATCAGACATTTACATTGCGCTGTTCCGGACTGTAATATATAGTCGCGGTTGGGAAAATTTAAACCATTTCTAATATATCTCTATGGATTAATGGCAAATAGAAGGTGATGCGGGAAAAGCGGCCGGGATGCAATATTTCGGCGTTGAGCTTGAATTTATTATACGGGGAGGAAGAATATTTATGGTTCAAAAAAATATGGCTGTGGGTAAAAGCCTGATTACACCAGTTCCAAAAGATAATAAACTGAAGAAGATAAAAAAGGGCCTGTACAAGAGCAGGTATCTGTATATTATGATAGCGCCTGTGGTTGCCTATTATATTATTTTTCATTACGTTCCCATGTATGGAGCCCAGATTGCATTTAAAGACTTTAATCCATTTGAAGGCATATGGAAAAGCCCATGGGTTGGATTCAAATATTTTATTCAATTCTTTAAGTCAGTATATTTCTGGCGTCTGATAAGAAATACCCTGGGCATCAATATTTATGGAATTATAGTGGACTTCCCGATGCCTATCATACTTGCTCTTATGATCAATGAAGTGCGCAACAGGGTTTTCAAAAAAAGTGTTCAAACTATCGTATATCTGCCGCATTTTATATCCACAGTTGTTTTGGTAGGTATGCTGGTGAGCTTTTTATCGCCGAGAAGCGGGTTTATAAATGGGATAATAAAGGATTTTGGGGGACAGCCAATACATTTTTTGTCCGAGCCGGGCTGGTTTAAGAGCATTTATGTATGGTCAGGTGTCTGGCAGAATGCCGGATGGGGATCAATTATTTATTTGGCGGCCCTGACGGGAATCGATCCATCTTTATACGAAGCGGCAATAATTGATGGCTCCAGCCGCTGGCAGAGGCTTATCTATATAACCATACCGTCCTTGATACCTACCATAATAATTATGCTTATCCTGAGGATGGGCGGGCTTCTTAATGTAGGTTTTGAAAAAATAATGCTGATGTATAATCCCGTCACTTATGAAACTGCTGATGTTATATCCACTTATGTATACAGGCGGGGTATTTTGGGAGCAGAATATAGCTTTTCTACTGCAGTAGGTTTGTTCAATTCGGTAGTCAACTTTATTATACTGGTAAGCTTCAATGCTCTCAGCCGCAAGATAAGCGAAACAAGTCTCTGGTAAGTCTGAAATAGGGGGGAATAATATGTCAAGGATACGATCTGATAAGGAAGATATTGTTTTTGAAATAATAACAGTTTTTTTCCTAACTATAATTACAATAGCTGTATTATATCCCATAATTTTAGTCGTGAGTTCGTCTTTTAGCAGTCCTCTTGCAGTTATATCAAATCAGGTAAAGTTATTGCCTGTCGGATTTACTCTTAAAATGTACCAGATGGTATTTAAACATCCCGAAATATGGGGAAGTTACTTAAATACAGTTATTTATACTCTCTTAGGTACAACGATCAATATTTTATTCACTGCTTTAGGCGCTTATCCCCTATCAAGAAAAGATATGTTTGGAAGGAACATATTTACGGGGTTATTCGTGTTCACCATGTTTTTTGGCGGTGGAATGATTCCTTCATTCCTTTTGATCAAGAATTTAGGTCTTTATGATAAAATATGGGCTTTAGTCCTGCCGGGAGCCGTAAGCACCTGGAATCTGATTATCATGAGAACATTTTTTCAAAACTCCATACCGTTGGAGCTTCAGGAATCTGCATTTATTGACGGTGCCAGCGATATAACCGTATTTTTCAAGATAATTATTCCGCTGTCCACCCCGATAATGGCCGTTATGGTGCTGTTCTATGGTGTGGGACACTGGAATGATTGGTTTTCAGCGTTGCTTTACATCTCAAAGAGGGCAAAATATCCTCTGCAGATCATATTGAGGGAAATACTGATACAGAGTTCAACTCAGGATATGTCGGGAGGATCCCTAAGCGATCAGGAAATGATCGGCGAAGGAATAAAATATGCGACCATGGTGGTTGCCACATTGCCCATATTATGCCTATATCCATTCCTGCAAAGGTACTTTGTAAAAGGCGTCATGGTGGGAGCTATTAAAGGGTAAAATGCCCTTTGATATAAAAAAATTATTAGAGGAGGAAATCATCATGAAGAAATACTGGAAGGTATTAATTGCGATGTTAGTATCGATTGCGATCCTGAGCACTTTATTTGCAGGGTGCAATAAGGCTGACAAGCAAACAAGCCAAAAAAGTGATAATGGGAAGAAAATAACTCTAAAGATCCTTAAGTCAAAAGCTGCTCACGAGGTACCCCATGAACAGATGGATGTATTTAAAAAGTTGGAAGAGGATACTAATATTCATGTTCAGTGGGATAATCCACCCGATGAAAATTTTAACGAAAGATATAATCTGGTCATGGCTTCGGGAGAATTGCCGGATGTAATTATTGGCATGCCGTCCGGTGATGTGTTAAAATATGCTCAGATGGGCGTTATAATTCCATTGAGCGATCAAATCGACAAAAATGCTCCTAATTTAAAAAGCTGGATGGAGAAAAGGCCGGAAATAAAGAAAGCGATAACTTTTACTGACGAAAAAGTATATTATTTTCCTATGTTTGATGAAACCCCTGCAGGAAACAATCCGCTTGTGGTACGAGAGGACTGGCTAAAGAAGTTCAATATGAAATCCCCTGTAACCACGGAAGATTGGTATAATTACTGGAAAGCGGTCAAGGAAAAAGATCCAAATGAGAATGGCAAAGCAGACGAGATACCATTTAGCGGCAATGGCATAGGTGTCGCCCGTTCATTGGTTACCGGCTGGGACGTATTGGATGGTTTTTATAGCGAGCCGGACGATGGTGAAAAGATTCACTATGGCCCTATCGAAAATAAATATAAAGAGGCTATTACCTGGATAGCAAAGTTATATAAAGAAGGCTTAATCGACAAGGAAATAGCCACCAATGATGAGAAGGCATTTCAAGGAAAGGTTGGTCAAAATCTGGTAGGTTCATTCAGAGGTGCACTTGGTGGAACCATTATGGCATTCAATGCAACCATGCCTAAGCAGATACCGGGGTTCAAGGTAATGGGGACAGCCCCCATAAAAGGCCCTAACGGCCATCAGGTTCATGCCAGCTTGGATCAGTCTCCACGTACAGTTATTGGTGCGGTTATAACAAAAGCGGACAAGAATGTTGATGAAACTGTAAAGTGGATAGATTACTTTTACAGCAGGGAAGGTTCAGTTTTGATAAACATGGGAATAGAAGGGAAAGATTATACAAATAAAAATGGGACTTTAACATTTACAGACTATGTTCTAAAGAATCCCGATGGATTATCGCCAAAGCAAGCATGCGGTACGTTCAGCATCGGACAAAGTATCGGTCCCTATGTTCTTATAAAGGAACAGCCTGAAGCTTTGGATGACGCTGCCGTTAAGGAAACGAAGAAGAAATTCATCATTCCATATATGGACATATCTAAAAAATATGTGTTGCCTAACCTTTCCTTTGAGGCTGCGGATGACGAAACCAGGAGAGCGGTAATGGCCGATGTTCAAACCTATGTGGATGAAACGATCATTAAATTCATCCTCGGCCAGGAACCGATAGGGAATTGGGATAAATATGTTGAAAAGGTAAAAGGAATGAAAATTGATAATGTAATAAAAATTTATCAAAAAGCTTTTGATAGTTATAATAGCAGATAATACAGATTTGGGGCATACCTTTAGTTGGTTATGCCCCAATTATTGAAAATGGGGGTATGAATTCATGGATAGTTATAATCTTGAGAAACTGAAACATTCCCATGACCTTCGCTTATCCAGCTGGGGCCCATATACAAAAAAGTATATGGGAATATCTCATATACCTGATGAGAGAGCGGGGCTAAGGTTTGACCTTAGCGTTTTCCCAGGGTTGTACAGAAGGAAGGTCGATGTTCCAAATGTAATGTGGGAATCAGGCTATTATCCATGGGAAGCTTCACCGGATTTAAGCTATTTTTCCCATCGCCATGAACTGGAGTGGAAGGACAAGGTTTACTGTGATATTTCCTTTTCTGCCATGGATGAAAACCGCAGGCTGATTCGATGTGAATGCGTCAACTCTACAGAGCAGGAGCAGTGCTTGGTTCTTCATTATATGGCATCTATGAACTTTCCCACGGTTAAGCCTTACGATCCCAAGGTACTTAGGCCCTGTATCGTAGAACTTCCCGAAGGATCGCAGTGGATTGATGCTCTGGATTATGAGGATTTAAAGTTTGCGACAGAGCGTCCTACAGATAATTTAGGAACTGATGGTTTTTGGAGGGGGGAAGTAAGGGACACCGGTTTTACTAATGGAAGAGGTTTAGGGTCAGGCTTTGGAGAAGAAATGGACGACAAGGTTTACTATAGATTTAATATAGAAAACTCAATATCCGATGGAATTCTAATAATAAGGTATCGTTTTAAGGGCAGCAAGAGCGCCTGTTTTAAGGTTGACGGCATTATCGATGGAAATATTGAGTTTTTACATACGGATGACTTTGGGTTAAAGACTATTAAAGTTGGCCGGATATCTAAGGGTTGGCATATTTTGAACCTTACATCTTTGGAAAACTCTTCAATAGAACTTGATGGCTTTAGTATAGTCCCATCCGATAAGGTTAAGGACGTAAAGTTTTCTGCTAAGGAGTGGAACTATTGTCCCGATATTATTCCCGGACCTTGCGAAAATAGCATTATATTAAAATATAAGGATGTAGACAACTATTATGGAATCGTATGGAGTCATGATAATTACGAAATAAGGGAGTTTTACTGCGATGAACTGGATAGATATCTTAGATTTAATACGCACAATCATACTGCGAAGAAGTTTAAGCTTAATGATCAAGGACATTATACAAATATATTTATGAGACCTATCGAGGTAGGAAAAAACTCTGAAAGAATTATATATGGAATGGTATGTTACGGCTCCAGGATCAAGGTCGAAGAATATATAAATAATTATCTGGAAAAGAAGTCGGGTTTGGAGAGCATATTTAACACGGAAAAGTCAAAAGCGGTAAAATATGATGTTATTAAAAACGGTGAAAAGTATGTATTCAGTCAAAAGCGCATGGCGGCTACTACTTTGACCAATGTAGTCTATCCCGTCTATACATGCAAATCCTATATAAAACATAATACTCCTGGAAGATGGTGGGATTGCCTTTATACATGGGATTCGGGTTTTATAGGGCTTGGGCTTATGGAACTCGACATAAACAGGGCCATAGATTGCTTAAATGCTTATTTGACAGAACCGGGTGATGATCAGGCGGCCTTTATGCATCATGGAAGTCCTGTTCCGGTACAGATTTATCTGTTTCTTGAACTTTGGAACAGAACTCAATCCATGGATTTGCTCGAATATTTCTATCCCAGGCTTAGACAGTACCATAGGTTTTTGAGCGGAAGACTTGGAAGCTCGACTACAAGGCAATTAAAGTCCAATCTTATCAAGACATGGGATTATTTCTATAACTCAGGTGGATGGGACGATTATCCGCCACAGGTATATGTGCACAAAAACAGGCTTGAGAAGTATGTAGCGCCAGTTTCCAATACCGCCCACTGCATACGCACTGCCAAGATCCTTAAGATGGCCGCATATGCTTTGGAAAAAGTTGAAGATATAAAAGAATACGAAGAAGATGAGAAATTATTTAGTGAAGCTATACAGAAATACTGCTATGATGAGGATACGGGATACTTTGGTTATGTCGTTCATGACGACGAAGGCAATCCGAAAGGTATCCTAAGGCATAGCAGCGGCAAAAATTACAATATGGGATTGGATGGCGCTTATCCGTTGGTCGCAGGAATATGTACAAGGAAACAGGAGGAAAGATTATTAGGGCATTTAAGTTCAAAAAATGAACTGTTTTCAAGAATTGGAATATCGGCTGTCGATCAGTCCGCCCCTTATTATAGAATAGATGGTTACTGGAACGGGACTGTATGGATGCCGCATCAATGGTTCTTCTGGAAGACAATGCTGGACATTGGGCAAGGAGGACTTGCATATGATATTGCAAAGACAGGGCTGGAACTATGGAAAAATGAGGTGGACTATTCATATAATTGTTTTGAACATTTTATAATACAAACGGGAAGGGGAGCAGGCTGGCATCATTTTGGAGGACTTTCGACACCTGTCATGAGCTGGTTTAATGCATATTTTAAACCAGGTCGTTTAACCTGCGGATTTGATATATGGATAATCTCGAAGACGTTTTCAGAAAAGAACAGCAGAATGGATAGTGTGCTTAGATATTTCGGCGAGCCTGGAAGAAAGGTAAATGTGATTGCCGCCATGAATCCCAAATATGAGTATAAAGTCATATGGGATGAGATGGAAGCTCCATGCAAGGTATTGTACCCTGGGATACTGCAGGTGGATTTAACTTTCAAGTCTATGGAAGGGCGACTTACTATCTGCAAAGCATAAAATGGATTAAGCATGCGGCTTAGGGTGAATATATATACACCTTGTGGCTTAAGTTATTAACAGCAGTTATTTTGCAATCTTTGATAAAAGAAAAATCATATTTACATCAAATGCATAGAAAGGGGTCTTGTTATGTTCATATCGCATTTAGATAAGATTACCATAGTGAAGGGCGATATTACAGAGGAAAACGTCGATGCTATTGTCAACGCGGCAAACAGCGGCCTTATGGGTGGCGGCGGAGTAGATGGCGCCATACATTTGGCAGGCGGAAGGCAGATACTTGAGGAATGCAGGGCTATTATAAAAAAAATAGGCAGATTAAAAACAGGTGAAGCTGTTATCACATCAGGCGGAAAGCTAAAGGCAAGGTATGTCATTCACACAGTAGGTCCTGTATGGCATGGAGGAGGAAACAACGAAAAATCTCTTTTGTCCAATTCATACAGAAACAGCTTAAGGATAGCTTCGGAAAACGGAGTGAAAACTATAGCTTTCTCGTGCATCAGTACGGGGGTATATGGGTTCCCGAAGGAATTGGCGGCACAAATTGCGTATGACACGGTTAAAGAGAGCCTCAAGGAATATACCTCGATAGAGGAAGTCAGGTTTGTATGCTTTGATGATTATAATTACAAATTGTATTTGAATTTGCTTGATAATGATGCAGAAAATGGAATATAGCTAAATTACAGATAGGGAGAGGACTTTATGGAGAGCGTAAATGTCAGGGATTTTGGGGCCTTGGGAGATGGAATAAAGGATGATAAAGCTGCGATTCAGGCTGCACTCGATAGTGGTTGCCCGGCCATCTATATACCGGACGGCACATATCGTATCTGCGGCACCTTGAAGATAGGTTCACACAGCCATATTTTCGCCGGACCTTCCGCAAGGTTGGTCGTTTCTTCTTCTTTTCCTAAAAGGCGCGGTGATTTTCTTATAAGCAACAGTGATCCGGGAAATGGCAATATAGATATTTCGATCAAGGGCGGGATTTGGGACGGCAATTTTGATGGCAAAAACAATACGAAAGATAAGGATTTATTCAATCCAAATGCGAGTTCGGGAGCCACAATGAACTTCGTGAATGTCAAGGGTTTGGTTTTACAGGATTTAACGGTGGCAAATTCGGTAACATACTATATCAGGATGTGCAGGCTTGACGATTTCAGAATAAGCGGGATCGGTTTTTCTGCAAAAAGGCTGGCATTTAACCAGGACGGGTTGCATTTTGCCGGAGGCTGTAGAAACGGCGTTGTGGAGAATATCAAGGCGATTACTTATGGAGAAACAAATGACGACATGATTGCTCTTAACGCGGACGATTCCGTAGAGAGGATTGAGAATCTTGATCTTATCTGCGATTGCATAGAGAATATATCATTCAAAAATATTTATGCCGATAATTGTTATACTGCCATACGGATGTTAAGTATACATAATTCAATCCGAAATATTATATTTGAAGACATATATGCCGGATGCCGCACATATGCAATAAATATGGATGCTGCGAGGTATTGCCGTACGCCGTTATTTGATGAAAAGGAATTTCAGGAGGGTGTGGGCTGCATCGATAATGTCAATATAAAAAATTTAAAGATATACTCAACGAATCCCAAAAGTCATGAACCCCTAATCTGCGGCGAAACTCTGGCGGATCATTTTTCAATCGAAAATATGGAACGGCTTTATGATAAAGATGCAAATCCGGATTTACCGACTGCCAAGATAAAAAATGTTTCGGGTACGACTGTCGATTATAAAACGGGTGACAAGCTAAAGAGCATATTCCTTAATAAACATAACGATTGTATTATTATAAACGACGAGATTACAGGTCTCTACATAAATCGTAAAAAATGAAACATTTTGTCGCCTTTTCGTCTGCCGTATTCATTGGGTGCATATAAAATATACACCTATATTCATCTTCAATTTGTAATTTGAAACCAGGCCCTGGCATAAATAGGATTATGCTATTTTGAACAACGAATGAGCATTATGAAAGTTTTGATAAGTTCTTGGCTTTGCTGCCGCAGATAATCCTTAGAGCTTTTGATTGTCTGAGTGAAACGAGTTTCAAAAGCTCTTAGATTATCAAGGTTGCTGGCCTTAGAACTTACAAATGGGTTTTAATTATAAGTTTAATTTGTAAGCTGACAGATGAAAGGGGATTTAAATTGACACGAAGCTTTGTAGGATTGACAGCATTATTTATACTATTGTTTTCACTCATAATCTTTTTTCCGCTAAGAGTCGTATATATGGTAAAAGCTGCTGATACATCGGATATAATCAATTTGGATGCAAGGGGAGCCATACTCATCGATCAGCGAAGTGGCAAGGTGTTATATCAAAAAAACGAAAACGAAAGGCTGTATCCGGCAAGTACCACTAAAATATTAACTGCTCTGGTTGCCCTTGAAAATGGCGACTTGGATGATACTGTAACAGTCGGCAAAGAGGTGCTTATGGTACCATGGGATTCAAGCAAGGCTTACCTCAAAGTAGGTGAGCAGATTACATTAAGAGAACTTCTGATGGGGCTTATGCTTCCCTCGGGCAATGACGCGGCCGATACTATTGCTGTATATATAGGCCGCAAGGCGGCCGGTGATATGTCACTTGACGAGACTAAAGCTATGGACAAGTTTGTTGAGCTTATGAATAAGAGGGCAAAGGAGGCCGGAGCTACCGGTTCACATTTTGTAAATCCCCATGGTTACCATGACGAGAATCATTATGTTACTCCCCACGATCTTGCTCTCATTGCAAGAGAAGCCATGAAAAATGAATACTTCAGGAAAGTAGTAAGTACCTGTAAATATAATGTGGAAGGGGAAAATGTCGTTGACAACGGTCAGGTGCAGGAAAGCGTAGATCACACATGGATAAATAGCAACGAGCTTATAAACAAATCCGGCAAGGATTATTATGAATATGCTACAGGGATTAAAACCGGATATACTACCCCTGCCGGACAATGCGTCGTGTCTTCCGCTTCAAAGGATGGCATGGATCTTATCGCGGTAATTATGGATTCATCCAGCCAGGGGCGATGGGCAGATTCGAAAAGACTTTTAGAATACGGATTCCAGAGTTTTGAAAGTTATAAAGGGGCCGATAAAGATGAGGCTATATCAACATTAAAGGTGGACAATCATTCATCGAGTAGTCCCGAAAGTTTGGTTGCGGTATCCGGCGAGAATTTTATAGATATATTAAGGAAAGAAGAAGCAGAAAAAATTGAAAAGAGTATAGTCTGGAATAAAGATCTCATATTCTCTCTGGATGGGGAAAGAGATAAGATAAAGCTTTTATCTTCTGTAAAGGCCGGAGATGTTATAGGAAAAGAGATATTCACATTAGATGGCAGCGTGCTTAAAGAGATAAATCTTAAGGCAAAGGAAGGTGTGAAAAAACAGGGTATCATGAGTAACAGTATTGTCAGCTTTTTTGCAGGAGTCATATGCGGGGCTGTGGGCATTTTGATAATGCTGAGGAGGATTGCAAAGAAGAGAAGAAGGCTAAGCAGATACGGATACAGAGATTTTAATCTTTAGCCTTGAATCTGGCAAATAAAATATTCTGGCAAAACTTTCATAATGCTCAGTCGTTGCTTAAAATAGCATAATCATATTTATGCCTGATTTCGAATTACGAATTGAAGCCTATGTTAAATTTTGCTTGATTGTAAGTTTGGAATATGATAATATGGAACCAATAAATAGAAAGTGAGGTCAAGGTGGAAATCATGTTCATCAGATTCCGTTATTTAGCTTAAGGAATAACTAAATAAAATAGGGCGATATGCATAAAATAGCATGTATTTTTTGTTTTGCCTTATTTCGAAATCTCTGTAATGAACATTCATGTACACTTTGATATATTTTATAAATATAAGTATGAACGCTCGTGACTTCAGTCATGAGAAGTTTAAAAGCATAGATATGTTTCCGATATTTATAGTGAGTTGAGTTAGAAGTCCCGATGGGGTAAATTTCAACCGGCGTTATCGGTATATTTATAATAGTATATAGGACTGCAGATGAGTTACATTCGTTTGCAGCCTTTTTGTATTGAATTGAGTTGCAGGGATTGTAAAATTAATTTTTAAGTATTGAGGAGGATTATTAAAATGATTATAAAGTGCGGCGTCCACAGCAAAAAACTAAGGGCTTAACGTGCGGTTCATGACACAGTATTTCATATGGCTGGGAGAAACCTTTAAATATGGGAACGAAAAGTCATGATTCCGTAACGGCAAAAATGGCGATATTTAAAGGAGAGATTAATTATGCAAAAAAAAGAAACTGCGCTTTTAATAGGTGTAAATATAAACAATCAGCCCCGTTTCAAAGAGTCGATGGAGGAGCTGAAAAACCTGGCAGTTGCCTGTGAATTGGAAGTCGTAGGCAGTATGGAACAAAACTTGAAATCGATAAATCCAGTTTTTTGTATCGGTTCGGGTAAGGTTAAGGAGGTCTCGTCGTTAGCAGATGAGACTGAGGCTGAGGTCTTGATTTTTAACAATGAACTTTCACCGCTCCAATTGCGAAACCTTGAGAAAGAATTGGAATGCAGAGTTATAGACAGGACGTATCTGATATTGGAGATATTTGCAAAACGTGCCAGGACGAGGGAGGCTAAACTTCAGGTTGAAGTGGCCCGCCTTCAGTATATGCTTCCAAGGCTTATAGGATCCAACGAATCCTTGGGACGGCAAAGAGGAGGGATTGGCACTAAAAACAGGGGGGCAGGAGAGACAAAACTGGAGACTGACCGGAGAAAAATTCAGGCGAGGATACTTGAACTGAATAATGAGCTGGAGCTTTTAGAAAATGAGCATAAAATACAGCGTAAGCTAAGATATGAGTCGGAATTG
This genomic stretch from Clostridiales bacterium harbors:
- a CDS encoding ABC transporter permease subunit, producing MVQKNMAVGKSLITPVPKDNKLKKIKKGLYKSRYLYIMIAPVVAYYIIFHYVPMYGAQIAFKDFNPFEGIWKSPWVGFKYFIQFFKSVYFWRLIRNTLGINIYGIIVDFPMPIILALMINEVRNRVFKKSVQTIVYLPHFISTVVLVGMLVSFLSPRSGFINGIIKDFGGQPIHFLSEPGWFKSIYVWSGVWQNAGWGSIIYLAALTGIDPSLYEAAIIDGSSRWQRLIYITIPSLIPTIIIMLILRMGGLLNVGFEKIMLMYNPVTYETADVISTYVYRRGILGAEYSFSTAVGLFNSVVNFIILVSFNALSRKISETSLW
- a CDS encoding D-alanyl-D-alanine carboxypeptidase family protein, which gives rise to MVKAADTSDIINLDARGAILIDQRSGKVLYQKNENERLYPASTTKILTALVALENGDLDDTVTVGKEVLMVPWDSSKAYLKVGEQITLRELLMGLMLPSGNDAADTIAVYIGRKAAGDMSLDETKAMDKFVELMNKRAKEAGATGSHFVNPHGYHDENHYVTPHDLALIAREAMKNEYFRKVVSTCKYNVEGENVVDNGQVQESVDHTWINSNELINKSGKDYYEYATGIKTGYTTPAGQCVVSSASKDGMDLIAVIMDSSSQGRWADSKRLLEYGFQSFESYKGADKDEAISTLKVDNHSSSSPESLVAVSGENFIDILRKEEAEKIEKSIVWNKDLIFSLDGERDKIKLLSSVKAGDVIGKEIFTLDGSVLKEINLKAKEGVKKQGIMSNSIVSFFAGVICGAVGILIMLRRIAKKRRRLSRYGYRDFNL
- a CDS encoding extracellular solute-binding protein, which codes for MKKYWKVLIAMLVSIAILSTLFAGCNKADKQTSQKSDNGKKITLKILKSKAAHEVPHEQMDVFKKLEEDTNIHVQWDNPPDENFNERYNLVMASGELPDVIIGMPSGDVLKYAQMGVIIPLSDQIDKNAPNLKSWMEKRPEIKKAITFTDEKVYYFPMFDETPAGNNPLVVREDWLKKFNMKSPVTTEDWYNYWKAVKEKDPNENGKADEIPFSGNGIGVARSLVTGWDVLDGFYSEPDDGEKIHYGPIENKYKEAITWIAKLYKEGLIDKEIATNDEKAFQGKVGQNLVGSFRGALGGTIMAFNATMPKQIPGFKVMGTAPIKGPNGHQVHASLDQSPRTVIGAVITKADKNVDETVKWIDYFYSREGSVLINMGIEGKDYTNKNGTLTFTDYVLKNPDGLSPKQACGTFSIGQSIGPYVLIKEQPEALDDAAVKETKKKFIIPYMDISKKYVLPNLSFEAADDETRRAVMADVQTYVDETIIKFILGQEPIGNWDKYVEKVKGMKIDNVIKIYQKAFDSYNSR
- a CDS encoding glycosyl hydrolase family 28-related protein, whose protein sequence is MESVNVRDFGALGDGIKDDKAAIQAALDSGCPAIYIPDGTYRICGTLKIGSHSHIFAGPSARLVVSSSFPKRRGDFLISNSDPGNGNIDISIKGGIWDGNFDGKNNTKDKDLFNPNASSGATMNFVNVKGLVLQDLTVANSVTYYIRMCRLDDFRISGIGFSAKRLAFNQDGLHFAGGCRNGVVENIKAITYGETNDDMIALNADDSVERIENLDLICDCIENISFKNIYADNCYTAIRMLSIHNSIRNIIFEDIYAGCRTYAINMDAARYCRTPLFDEKEFQEGVGCIDNVNIKNLKIYSTNPKSHEPLICGETLADHFSIENMERLYDKDANPDLPTAKIKNVSGTTVDYKTGDKLKSIFLNKHNDCIIINDEITGLYINRKK
- a CDS encoding trehalase family glycosidase — translated: MDSYNLEKLKHSHDLRLSSWGPYTKKYMGISHIPDERAGLRFDLSVFPGLYRRKVDVPNVMWESGYYPWEASPDLSYFSHRHELEWKDKVYCDISFSAMDENRRLIRCECVNSTEQEQCLVLHYMASMNFPTVKPYDPKVLRPCIVELPEGSQWIDALDYEDLKFATERPTDNLGTDGFWRGEVRDTGFTNGRGLGSGFGEEMDDKVYYRFNIENSISDGILIIRYRFKGSKSACFKVDGIIDGNIEFLHTDDFGLKTIKVGRISKGWHILNLTSLENSSIELDGFSIVPSDKVKDVKFSAKEWNYCPDIIPGPCENSIILKYKDVDNYYGIVWSHDNYEIREFYCDELDRYLRFNTHNHTAKKFKLNDQGHYTNIFMRPIEVGKNSERIIYGMVCYGSRIKVEEYINNYLEKKSGLESIFNTEKSKAVKYDVIKNGEKYVFSQKRMAATTLTNVVYPVYTCKSYIKHNTPGRWWDCLYTWDSGFIGLGLMELDINRAIDCLNAYLTEPGDDQAAFMHHGSPVPVQIYLFLELWNRTQSMDLLEYFYPRLRQYHRFLSGRLGSSTTRQLKSNLIKTWDYFYNSGGWDDYPPQVYVHKNRLEKYVAPVSNTAHCIRTAKILKMAAYALEKVEDIKEYEEDEKLFSEAIQKYCYDEDTGYFGYVVHDDEGNPKGILRHSSGKNYNMGLDGAYPLVAGICTRKQEERLLGHLSSKNELFSRIGISAVDQSAPYYRIDGYWNGTVWMPHQWFFWKTMLDIGQGGLAYDIAKTGLELWKNEVDYSYNCFEHFIIQTGRGAGWHHFGGLSTPVMSWFNAYFKPGRLTCGFDIWIISKTFSEKNSRMDSVLRYFGEPGRKVNVIAAMNPKYEYKVIWDEMEAPCKVLYPGILQVDLTFKSMEGRLTICKA
- a CDS encoding ADP-ribose-binding protein, with product MFISHLDKITIVKGDITEENVDAIVNAANSGLMGGGGVDGAIHLAGGRQILEECRAIIKKIGRLKTGEAVITSGGKLKARYVIHTVGPVWHGGGNNEKSLLSNSYRNSLRIASENGVKTIAFSCISTGVYGFPKELAAQIAYDTVKESLKEYTSIEEVRFVCFDDYNYKLYLNLLDNDAENGI
- a CDS encoding carbohydrate ABC transporter permease, whose amino-acid sequence is MSRIRSDKEDIVFEIITVFFLTIITIAVLYPIILVVSSSFSSPLAVISNQVKLLPVGFTLKMYQMVFKHPEIWGSYLNTVIYTLLGTTINILFTALGAYPLSRKDMFGRNIFTGLFVFTMFFGGGMIPSFLLIKNLGLYDKIWALVLPGAVSTWNLIIMRTFFQNSIPLELQESAFIDGASDITVFFKIIIPLSTPIMAVMVLFYGVGHWNDWFSALLYISKRAKYPLQIILREILIQSSTQDMSGGSLSDQEMIGEGIKYATMVVATLPILCLYPFLQRYFVKGVMVGAIKG